GTGGTCTTGGCCTGAGCAGCCGTCACTTAAAAGCTTTTCAAATTGAGCCCAAACTTCTTGTTCGCTTCTTCCTCCGCTTCCAATGGCGAGCGCATACCGCGCTATCTTCTCTTTCCACGCGCCACCCAAAATCACCTCTGGCACCGTCTACAGGCACCGGCTAAGCTGCCTTGCCTCTTCTGTTCCTGCCCCATTTCCATCAAAACGCACGAACAGGAAAAATCACTTACGCCCCAAAATCCATAAAACCCTAACTAAACCCTTAACCCCCGCTCCTCTTCCTCATATAGTTCCAGTAGAGCACACGATTCCCATTCCCATTCCTCTCCCGCCTGCAAACGACGCTGTTTTAGATGCTCCCTGGGGTGAAATTTCCAGCGGAAGCCTTCTCGCTGAAGAAACCGATAGGTTTGAAGAATTTGGTGTTTCGGAGACTATAGGCGCCGCCGGACAATATAGTTGCATTGTTGGTAAATTTTCCGCCAAGTCTCTAATGAAATTCTGTGGTTATTTGGTTGGGGTTACAATTTGTGCTGTTTGGGTGCTGGGGAACTCCAGTTCATCTAAGAAAGAAGTGAGATTGAATAATTTGGATAGTAAGGGGAGAATTTTTCTGAACGGAAACAACGTGGCTTACTTTGATGGCACTGATCAGGAAGAGAAAATCAGTGAAATTAGGGCAATGGCAAGGGAGGCGAGGGAGAAAGAGAAAAGGGGGAGGAAGGAGGGTAACGAAGAAAGTGACATTGAAAAGGAGATTGGAGAAAGATTGGTTAAATTGGAAAAGAGATTGAATTCCAAGAAAGAAAAGTTGCCTGAATCATTTATGAATTATTTGGGCCTGTTTGggaatgatgatgatgatgatgatgaagggcTTAGCGAGAATAGTTTGGACCCAAAAGAGGATCTCAAAGCACTGATGTTCaagaaaaagtttaagtttaaAAGCCCTTCAATGAACTCGCGAAATAGTCCAAAGGGATTTTCAGGTTCAAGTAGCATAAATGGAAGTTATCCAAATGGTGAATCTACAAGCAGTAATTCTGGAACTATGAAAATAGATGGGGGAATGAAAGCGGCGGGTGTTCAGTTGAATTCATCAAAAGGTGGCAACAAGTTAGAGAAGGAAAAAGAGGATTTGCCGAAGGAATTACAGTCTGGTAATGTAAAAGAAAGACCTTATGGTGCATgatttaatcatttatttattcaAGTAATTGTGACTTTTCTTCATAATTTCGATGTATCATTTCTTTTATTGATCTGCGAATGCGTGTTCTTTAGTGTTGTATGGTGTTTGAAATTTCAGGCCTTATTAGAGATAGGTTTTGATTTAACATATTAAAAGGAGATTTTGAAGATGCTGAACATTGGCATTGCCACTTTTCCTATCTGGTGATTTTCTGTTAAAACTCTGTATGAACCTGGGCcatttctaaatatttttaggCACTGATCAGAAGACTAGGAAAGGAAGATTATCAAGTGAAGTAACCAAGTCATGGAAATCAAGAGATTTGGAGAAACAGAAGTCTCTAAGGTTAACAAAAGAGAACCAGCAAACTACTACAAATTTAGATGTTCCATCTTCATCAAGAAGAAATAGCAGCAGCAACACTGGAAAGAGACCAGTAGCCAACAAAGTGGGGGATAAAAAATCAGCTGTGCAAACAAATTTGTGGTGGTTGAAGCTTCCTTATGCTCTAGTATGCAATTGAAACTTGTGAATCTCTTATTGTGTACTATGTTCTCTCTCAGTAGTTGTGCTAAACCTCTTAGATTAATTTCATAAAACAATAGTTATGTGTTCATTTCAGGCTATCCTTATGCGTAGAGGCTCAGAAAAAGAAGAACCAGCTGGGCTTTATGCTTTAAGAACACCTTATCAGGCAGGCGACCAAGCTTGCACTGTTGCTTTTGAGGACCGTGGTGATGCCAATAACTTCTGCTATTTACTTGAATCCTACTTTGAAGATTTAGGGGACTTCAGTGCTGACATTGTTCCACTGTCAATTCAAGTAAGTGCTAAGGGAATATCATCGACTTTGTTTGACAATTTCATGTCATTGAATGACACCTTTCATACTAATTTTTTGGTTGGGTATGAAGGAATTAGTGCATGTATACTAGTACTGTGAGCCTTGTAATTGATGCTAATTTCAGAgaggaaaaattaaaatcttacaGGAACTTCATGAGGGAGTAAAATCTCGTTCCAAGAAGGTAATTGTTGTAAAGAAGGGGCAGCTTAAGCTTTATGCTGGTCAGCCATTTGCTGAAGTTGAGATGGCTTTGCTCTCTTTGATTGATCAAGATCAAGGTATCTAGTTTTCCTTGGTTCATTGGATGAGCGACATAATGAGGCGTAGGCGGCTCTGTCTCCTATCCGCCAATCATTTTAGCGGAAACCAAACATGAGATCTGATGGAAATTAGAAGCCTTTACTATTGGAGATATCCGATTGGGACATTAGGGTATTTGTGGAAGAAATTAATGATCAGACCTGGAATTCTTCTTCATTACGTGGATAAATTCTTATCATAGATTTCCTGAATCTATGGAGGACTTCTGACGGCAAGTTCTGGTCAGAGGAAGCAACCGTCTCAATGCTGCTGGTATTATACAGCAATTGGTGTGTGAACTGTGAAGCATGAAGCTATAGATGTGTTGATTTTTGTTAGGAAAACGTGCGGTCTTCTCTCcgaatcattttattttttaattgtcttTGTTGATGTCTCTTTGTTTTTAGGTGTTTGTGACTTGAAAATTTAACTTGTAAATAagaaagttaaaacaaatgaacccATTCAATATTGGATCTTTTGTGGTAATCAATCATGTTCAAGCAACTTGTCAGTTGCCACCGGTATTGTAACTAAGCTACGAATTTCTCTGAATAAATAAGCAAATGGGATCAGCACAAAAATGACCTACACTTTTATTGCTATATTCATGTAAAATAGAATTTACATGAAAGGGTAGAACAAATAAGttcagtttttaaatttttttatgaccaTAACTTTTAGTGCCCTGCTACAATGGTAAACATCAGCACATCATTGCATTTTATTGCGAACTAGTAATTTTCGCAATAGACTGAGCATGAGCAGACGGCAAATTGGATTGGCAAAACTTTTGCCATGACTCCTGCTTATGCTCTTCGTTCTCTGTATACGCTTCAAATATCGAAATCACAGTATTTCGTGCTGCTTCTCTTGCCTCCGGCAACCTATCATTCAACAAATCGACAGCCACTTGTACCAATGAAACCAATCCGAACTCTTTCATTCCTTCCAGATCCTGAAACCGACGTTCGTACTAGTCAATATAGGCAGCAAATATCATCACACGAGCCTGTGAGTTaagcaaaagagaaaaaaaaaattaccatttTGGAGATGGAGTTGGAGATGCACAAGGCAACTTTGGCTCTGACTCTAAGGTTGGCATGTCTAACATATGCTCGGAGCTTATGGAGCAGATGCAGAGGAGTCATGGAACCCACCATTGCACTCAGTGCTCTATCTGCTTCTTCACACACAAACCTTTTATCTTGAGAAGCTTTGAGCAGCAGCTGCAACAGCTGTGTACCCACAAGACAAGCTAAGTCATAAacaaaaaataaggaaaattcTTATCTAAATTCTATTTATCATGTATGCAAAGGCAAATTTCACACATTTGTGTTTTAAGAACAATAGACTGATCTAGAAAGAAATACAGTAGAATCAGAGAGGTTGGAACTCACCAAGTTATCAAAAGCATCAGTAGTGGCGTCAAGTAATTTATCACCAAAGGCATTGAAAATATCTGATGAAGCCATTATCGAGGTTTTACACAGAGCACTTCTAGGATTCTTCATGGCCTTCACCACCACCAACATTACCTTCTCCctatacaaataaaataaacatcCATGTTTAGCGAATTCTGTCCCATCATttaaataaatagttaaaagCTTGTCCATGTCCACATTCTGTGAGGAAGCTCGCATACAAGATTGGGAGCAAAAGAGAGTTGTGATGCAACGCAAATCTCCTAGCATTATTCAGTGACTCGCAAACCTTTGTCCAATCCTTTGAATCTAAGCCTTCAATCAGACCCTGGAAATTCAAAGAATCAAAGCAAAATAACCAATCAAATGAAAAATCTATCGTAAATCCAGGGAGACCCACTTGATATAGAGATATATAAGACTTACCTGGATCTTGGATTCAGGGTCTGGTATAGCTTTGAGATTCTCAGAAGAGATATAATCGATAACAGCATCTGCAGAGGGTGGCAATGGAACCTTATTTTCATCATTTACACCGAACTCTGCTTGTTTTTGAATCGGAGCTGAGACTTTTGCTTGTTTTTTGGGTCTTTCTGGAGTTATTGGGAGAGCATTATCAATGGGCCTCAACGCCATTTTTGCTTTGTGTAGAAGAAGACTGAAGATGAGATATCTGAAGAGTTTGATGTGCGAGGATTCACAGATGGTTTATTTATTCGTGGGCCTGCGAGACAAATGTAGAAAGCTAGCAAATTTTAcctcttttaaaaatttaaattttgaaaaaaagttCAAAAGAGACGTTGGATGGACTTTCAGGGTAACGGTCGCCATTTATTGGCGTAGGAGTGAGGGTTCTTTAAAGTTGGTAAAGTtagatatatatttatttatttatttatttttaatcaaaggTATATTTGTCTCTGTTAGTGGTCCTTCCTTTTAATCATGAAAAATTTTCATATGTTTATCTATTTTGCTGAAGAGTGTAacactaaataaaatttattgaatttaatttatttttaaaattttatgggtAATACAAGGGATTATATAAAATACGATTTTTTTTCAAGTGCAAGAATCCACTTATTAAAGTTCATTAagtattatttcaaaaaaaattcattaaatgtaatttatttattattaattttgcatgtgtaatataaaaaattatataaaattacataaatatctctcctaaaatatataatttcttaTGCAATATCACCTAGAATATATAATTTCTTATTCTTATCAATGCAAAACTATTATTCCATTTCTGTTATTAAGGTGTTTATACGGTGattaaagcaattaaatcatagaaatctcaataatttatcactaatacataaaataattacaaattcgtttcttaaaaatttttgaaattcgATGCTCATAGAAATTATGTTtggtaatataatataaatagctAAATACAtcattcttttttcctttaagagaacaatatctataattttttatttttataataatgataatataaaaatatatgctTAAGAATGTATCAATTTCATGTCAaatggaaaaacataaaaagccatcacaataaaaaattgattttttttttttactttataaaaGTAAACTTTTAATTCATAGTTTCCTaccaaatttgaaataaatagataataaaaaaaatatgctaTAATTGAGATATTACTGAAAGAAACTAAAGCacttctttataaaaataatgtacattacatataaattattatatgaaCTGAAACTAGAGTATGTCTTCCAAGAAAATGTACATCACACCTGAAATCCTTACATAATTGAAATacactttaaaaaaaatcagcTAGAAACTACTAATTCGCCTTGCACAGACCTGTATCTCCTCTTTTGAGAATCGGAAAACCTTAAGAAACTGCCAAATCCGGGCTTATGTGTCTGGAACACCAATATATAGGGTAATTTACTACAAATATTGAATTGAactcacatcacaaacaaatggTCTCCTAGAAAACATGTGTTGTACCATCCTAGCCAAGTATTGAATACCATTTGCATAAGCATGTCTCAAGGTCTATTGCTTATTGGTGAGCAGAAGAATATATTTTGCTTACCCAACACTAACAAAAATGTGTCGCTATTGTTTCTGGAGGCACACCTATTGTATAGCCCCAGTTATTACAAAATTTGCAGGACTATCACTGCTTGAAATGACTTGGTATAATTAATAAGTTGAAAGAATACCCTTGCAGAGAACTGGTCCAAATGAAGAAATGAGCATGTAAAGGAAGAAAACCCTTGCCAAGCTACCACAATAACCAGCCCCttaaaactgaaaaagaaaacCTGATACTACCAAGATCTTGCCGCATGTTGAGAATGTGCTACTTCCCTCATAACAGCCCCAACGATTGCTGCCTGCTCAACACATTCAGCCCTACACAGGGCATCCCAAAGAGCAATGCAAGTTTTGGCATGAATTTTCTGACCTTTTAACCGAGTTTCCTCAAAAAGTCCATATGCATCCATAGCGCTATCTGCATAACTTAATCCTTCTATGATAGCATTATAACAAGCAGAATCAGGTGTACCCCCCCTTGCCTTGAACCTTTCAAAGAGTGAATTAGCCTCTCCAACGTTCCCAGCCTTGGCAAGTCCAGCAATCATAGTGGTGTAAGTAATGGCACTGGGTTCTAACCCTTGCTTCATCATCTCTTGCCAAAACACAAAGGCTTTGTTAAATTTTCTAACCATGCAGAGACCATTTATGAGAATGCCGTAAGTTACATGATTGGGAGTgcatttcaagtttttcatggaCTGAAAGCATACAAGAGCTTCATTAATTTCCTCTGCTTTCACCAATGCATCAAGCAAGCAATTCCATGTGTACACATTAGGTGTTAAACCTTTCTGCATTAACTCTTCCATGATTAGATAAGCCTCATCAATTCTACCCACTTTTCCAAACCCATCAATTAGACTGCTATAGATAACAACATTTAACTTTAAGCCATTTGACTTAGCTTCTTCAAAGAGCATATATGCTTCATCAAGCCTATCAATTTTGGCTAGGCCATCGATGACAGAACCATAGGTGACAATGGTTGGTTGGTTGCCCTTAGTCTTCATTTCTTCCAGCAGCTGATAAGCTTTGTTCACTTGACCTGATTTGCAGAACCCATCAATAACTGTGTTGTAAGCACGAGTGTCCAGAACACATCCCTGGTCCTTCATAGCATAGAACAATTCATAGGTTTCACGCGCAAAACCAGCTTTCACAAGGCCATGAATTAGGATAGAATAACTTCTCACATCCGGAACAAATCCTCGAGCTTTTATTTCCTCAAACAAAGCTCTTCCTTTCTCAGTTTCACCTGCTTTGAAAACACAATCCATGTATGTGTTAAGAAGCATAAGGTCAGGAGAACAACCCCTATGGATCATTTCCTTGTATATCTTGTGACCATCCTCCTTCCGGCCACATAGGAAGAAGTTCCTCAACAGGGATGTATACACAATAGCATTGGGGATTTTATCAGAATCCAACATCTGCTCATAAAGCCTGTAGGCATCATCCACCCTACCTTTTTTGCCCAAACCATCTATAAGTGAACAAAATGTAACCTCATCTGGGGTGCAAACTTTATGGTTCATTTCTTCAAATATAGAACAAGCCTCGCTAAGTTTTTTAGCTTTACATAGTCTATCAATCATTATGTTTACAGTCATGACATTAGGAAACAAGCCAGCTTCTTCCATTGCACCCCGAACCTTGAAAGCCGACTCAACTTCTCCTGCTCTGCATAGCATGTCTACTAGAATATTATATGTTGTAAGACTGGGCGCTGCAtctttcttcatctcctcaaaGATGCTTAACGCCTCCCTTAATCTTCCCACCTTCCCTAGGCATGTCAGAATGCAATTGTATGCAATCACGCTTGGAATGCACCCCTTTGCTTTTTGTCTCTCAAGTAAACTGTAAGCCTCGTCAAATTTCCCAGCTGATCCATACCCCATGATCATGGTGTTGTATGCATATGCACATGGGACCTTTCTGTTTTGTTCCATCTGCTCAAATATTTCCACTGCTTCGTCCAGTCTGTTTGCTTTGCAGAGAACACCTATCATGCTTGTATAAGTCACGTCATCTGGCAATAAACCATGTGCTTTCATCTCATGAAAGAACTTCCAAgccatatccaccttacccacctTACCAAAGCAATCTATACAGACATTATAAAGAACAATATCAGCCTTAAAACAGTTGCTTTTCATCTCATCCAACAGGGAGAGAGCAGAATCAAGACGACCCTCCCTGGCAAACACACGAATCAGAGTTGTAAACAAGTGTACGCTTACTTCATAACCAATTTCCTGCATTTGATGAAAGAGAGTAAGCATGAGGTCAGATTCATGAACTTCCGACAGAGCACCAATCAGAGCCGTGTAAGCTGAAAATGCAGGGCGAAATTTGAATTTCCTCATGCACTGAATAAGATCAAAGGCTTCTCTGAGCTTCCGCGACTTGACACAGTTCAAAATTAACTCAATACATGTGTTATTAGATGGGCCAAATCCGGCGATACTCATTTCTCCCAGAATTTGTTCCAAGTAATCATACTTCCGGGTTTTAGCCATCACCATGAGGAGTGAATTGTATGCTTCGGGACATAATGCTTGGTCAGTTTTTTTCCCAGCCCACCTAAAATAATTTACTGCTTGCTTAGCATCCTTCAGCCTCCTTAAGACGCCAATAATAAATTCTGGTTGAGGACTTTCATCAAGCATTGACAAAGCACTCTCAACTGCGGGTCCCCAAGGACCGCTTTCCAATATACGGCACACATCATCGACTCCTTGCCTTATGCTGCCGATTTTTCTCTGGTTTTTTTGATGATTCCCCTCCATAAAGGAAGAAAATTTCCCAACCGATTCAGAAGAATGAGGCCCATTAGACATGGAAGCCAACTTCCTGGAATTGGTAACAACATGCCGGCACATTGAATCACAGCGGAATAGTATTCCTAACCAGACCATAAGCAAGAAGAATCTTAGCTAATAAGATCAGAATTCCGGATCATCAGATAATGGAACAAGAAAGCAGCTAGCCTAGTTTACCTGggttcttcaagagcatcttcACATATGCATGTCTGGCCAGCTGCTATGCCTTTTACTTTCCAGATTTATCTTCAATAACAAGAAATCCTACAGAGTATTTCAGGGTTCcgagggtttagggtttaagaGGGAGGAAGAGAGCGTTGAAGGCAGAGATCAAGCATCAAAGGAAATAGTGACCAAAGAGGAGGAAAAGACTTGTTAAACGACATCGTTTGAAACGTAAGAACTCAAAGTGTTCAGTAGTCGTCAAAAGTCATAAAAACTCGGGAGCAGAGGGATCATTTTTAGATTCCGCGCCAAAAACGCGTCGTTTCTTCGAACTTTATAGTTTGAAACGCTGCGTTTTATCCGTGACTATTGTGTGTAGTGTCACTCGCATATCCGATCATTAGCTTTTCCCAAAACACAAACAAAAGCTTTTTTTCTCTGGTCTCCACTCTCCTATGGCTTCCTCTTCTCTTTTGATCTACATTCTGTAGCTCTGAACTCCAAAAAGGACCTCAATTACCTAGCAATGGAAGGTCAATATCAACAGCAGCCTCGAACATATGGACCTCACCTGATGAAAATGACGATTCAACCCTCGCCGCAGCTCGCGGATAATGACCGGAGCAGCAGCGAGCTCCGGGCACTGGATTGCAATCTCACCTCCCTTTGTGACCACATTCAGATGGAGGGATTCAGTTCCGGCTCCTTCTCCGACATCGTTGTCCACTCTATGGGCTCCACCTACCACCTCCATCGCCTCATTCTCTCTCGCAGTTCCTACTTCAGGTCTCAAATTTAGCTCTCAACTTGATCGATTCACTGAACGTACTAATGGCGATGTTTGTAGAATAATTGGTTCATTTatgtttcgatttttttttaatgtgctTGGCAGGAACATGCTACATGGTCCTTGGAAAGAAGCCAATTCTCCTATTGTGAACTTGCATGTGGATGATAAGAATGTTAACGCAGAGGCAATTGAAATGGCTTTGGCTTATCTTTATGGTCACCATCCTAAGCTTAACGATAACAATGCATTTCGTGTGTTGGCTGCTGCTTCCTTTCTTGACCTTCAGGTATCAATTACATTACTTGCTGCCAGCTTCTTGAGTCTCTGATTCTTAGAGATCATTCTCTATGTTTGGGTTGCAATATAACTTTTGGGCATTTTCCATGCAGGATTTATGTGCTATATGTACGGACTTCATTATATCTGAACTGTGGACTTCTAACTTCTTGGCATATCAGGTTAAAGTTTGAATAGTTGCTACTTATATATGCACCATTACATGCTTCcaaaattttgatattgagGAGTACTTTTGGAAGTCAGGTGTTTGCTGAGAGCCAAGATTATGGCTTACATGGAGAGCGTGTGAGAAATGCTTGCTGGGGCTACCTTTGTCAAAGTGGTGCCATGGAATTAAAGGAGGTAAAAGTAGTTGGCTAGTTGCACATGTATATTTGGCGGTAGGTTGATAACTAGAGTAAACTTAGTCATTTCTCATGAAAATGATCCTTATTTATATTTTGGGTTTTGGAGGTTACTCATATTCTCATTGTCATAAGGATACACTTTCTCTTTCTTGGTAGAGGGGACAAAATGTATGGCAACACAAGTAAGATGGAACAAGATAAAGTTGATAACATCTGAACTTATCAACAATAACAAGGATAATTTCATAGCAACAACATTAGGACTTCTAATTATTGTCTGTTAGTTTCAGTGTTTTAGATATAGTGCATGCTAGGTTATTTTATCTTCTAATGAGAGTCCTATGACTTTTTGCTGGTGTGAAGACACAAGCATCTGCTACTAGTGTTCATATTATTGGGGAAGCctacaaatatgagaaaaatcaTAATAAGTAATTGAATATCTATATTACTTAAATTTGGATTCACAATTTCACATTTTGACAAACACATTTCATCTTTTTGTTTGCTCACTTGAGTATGTATTCaaacaattttaaaactttttgaaGTGCAATTGCCACTCTTTTGCTTGTATGTGTTGCACATTTCAATCTAGTGTAGTTCTCTATGCATTTGACTAATGTTTCAGCTTTCATGGTTTTGCATCCTTGTTTACATTGTGAAATTATAATTTGTAATGTACTAGAATCCTTTAACTTTGTCTGCAGCTTGTAGTTAAGTTGTATTATCTAATAGGTATATGTTCATTTTCAAGCAGTTGGTTAATTGTCTCCCACTCACCCGTGTTAATCTTCTGTTGTTGTAGGTGCTTCCAAAACTTTCTTCCCAAACTCTGCATGCATTACTGACCTCAGATGAATTATGGGTACCTAGTGAAGAGAAAAGGTAAGGGTGTATATAGGTTGCCATAGAATTGGGTTTATTGGACACTGGTTGAAGTCTTATTCAAGTTGTATAACTCCGTGTTTCCTTTTCTATTAAAAGGTTTGAATTGGCATTATACGCACTTCTAGCAAAAGGTTCTCTTTGCAAGACAGAACTTCCTGAGCAAGTTAATTCTAATTCTGACATGGGTGTGGGTGTTCATTCTGACTCTTCTAAAGCAAAGGGGAAAAATGTGGTTGGTAGCTGCTCTAGAAAGAGGTCGGATTCAGAGCCAGGATGCTGTTTAAAAGATGAACTGAAATGTCAAAATGCAGCTCATGGTCTTCTCGTTGAACTTGTTGATTCTGTAGATAACTTCCAAGTAGTAGTTTCTGATTCCAAACAGTCAAATTTGGACTCTTCACAACTCCATGAGGTGGAACCATCTTCATCAATAAGTAACACATTTTCAGAAATGAATGGAAATAGAACATCATATTCTTATGTTGAAATGCCAATTGGTGTTGGAATGAGTGGATTAGGAACCAGTGGAATGGCTATGGAGGGGCCATCTGAATCAGGCTCATACAACTTCAATAACACCAATTGGATTGCAGGTGATCAATCTAGGCATTGTACATCAATTGAATCGTCCTGTAATGGACTTATACTGAATGATTGGGGAAGATGCGGCATGCCTCCTCTTTCATGGGGTGGTAGGGTTGTGGGGAAAAGAGAGGTAAAAGGTTATGCTAAAGGAAATTGTGGGGTTCGTGGGGAGGAATATGATACTTTTGTCAATATATTTGAAGGGGGTTCACTTTTATATTGCAACATGTCTTTTGAGGCACTTTTAAATGTGAGAAAGCAGCTTGAAGAATTGGGATTTCCTTGCAAAGCTGTGAATAATGGCCTTTGGCTGCAGGTTCATCACTGACATCTGTTTgcttctaaaatttatttatttatttattttgccaAATAATGGAAGTTATGTGTTGCTAGAAAGAGAGAGGAGAAACTGGACTTGTTACTGCTCTGCTTTTGGCATATGAAATGATTCAGTGACTTGGTTTTCGGCTTGAATCTCAGAAGCTACCTAGTCATTTCATTCATTTGACTGCATTTTGATGCATGCATTCTTGGTTCAATCTAGGAACCGGAGGATAGTGCAACTAAAGATGTCTATTTCTGTCTATTGGAAGTTACATCTTTGAATACAAGCattcacttaattttttttttcatttgttgCCTATTATGTAGATGCTTTTAAGCCAAAGGGTGCGAGAAATTGGTGCTGACACATGTAAAGGTTGCTGTAGTATGGCATGCACTTGCAGGCAACCATGTGGATTTTCACAAGGAGTTACTGCAACTGGTTGTTACATGCAAGGCCATGAGCAAAATAATTCTCCTGGTAGCATGGGGAATATATATGTTGCTGATTCTGCTCAAGCTGAGGGTAATGGCCTCTTTAGGCCAGTACGAGTGCAGGTCAGGGGACCTATTGATGGGCTTGCAGGTATTGGACGTGGAACTACATATGTGCCAACAGCAGCATGGCCCCCGACACGTGTTGTCTTTTCCCGTGTGCCTTTTGGCATGGGCAACAGAAATTGCCAGCAATCTATTGCTAATGAAGATTCAGAGAGTAGAACTGATCACAATGGAGACCCATCAGGAGATGGGTTGACAGCTTTGGT
The genomic region above belongs to Manihot esculenta cultivar AM560-2 chromosome 3, M.esculenta_v8, whole genome shotgun sequence and contains:
- the LOC110612089 gene encoding uncharacterized protein LOC110612089, coding for MALRPIDNALPITPERPKKQAKVSAPIQKQAEFGVNDENKVPLPPSADAVIDYISSENLKAIPDPESKIQGLIEGLDSKDWTKVCESLNNARRFALHHNSLLLPILEKVMLVVVKAMKNPRSALCKTSIMASSDIFNAFGDKLLDATTDAFDNLLLQLLLKASQDKRFVCEEADRALSAMVGSMTPLHLLHKLRAYVRHANLRVRAKVALCISNSISKMDLEGMKEFGLVSLVQVAVDLLNDRLPEAREAARNTVISIFEAYTENEEHKQESWQKFCQSNLPSAHAQSIAKITSSQ
- the LOC110612088 gene encoding uncharacterized protein LOC110612088, which codes for MASAYRAIFSFHAPPKITSGTVYRHRLSCLASSVPAPFPSKRTNRKNHLRPKIHKTLTKPLTPAPLPHIVPVEHTIPIPIPLPPANDAVLDAPWGEISSGSLLAEETDRFEEFGVSETIGAAGQYSCIVGKFSAKSLMKFCGYLVGVTICAVWVLGNSSSSKKEVRLNNLDSKGRIFLNGNNVAYFDGTDQEEKISEIRAMAREAREKEKRGRKEGNEESDIEKEIGERLVKLEKRLNSKKEKLPESFMNYLGLFGNDDDDDDEGLSENSLDPKEDLKALMFKKKFKFKSPSMNSRNSPKGFSGSSSINGSYPNGESTSSNSGTMKIDGGMKAAGVQLNSSKGGNKLEKEKEDLPKELQSGTDQKTRKGRLSSEVTKSWKSRDLEKQKSLRLTKENQQTTTNLDVPSSSRRNSSSNTGKRPVANKVGDKKSAVQTNLWWLKLPYALAILMRRGSEKEEPAGLYALRTPYQAGDQACTVAFEDRGDANNFCYLLESYFEDLGDFSADIVPLSIQELHEGVKSRSKKVIVVKKGQLKLYAGQPFAEVEMALLSLIDQDQGI
- the LOC110610938 gene encoding pentatricopeptide repeat-containing protein At3g06920, which encodes MLLKNPGILFRCDSMCRHVVTNSRKLASMSNGPHSSESVGKFSSFMEGNHQKNQRKIGSIRQGVDDVCRILESGPWGPAVESALSMLDESPQPEFIIGVLRRLKDAKQAVNYFRWAGKKTDQALCPEAYNSLLMVMAKTRKYDYLEQILGEMSIAGFGPSNNTCIELILNCVKSRKLREAFDLIQCMRKFKFRPAFSAYTALIGALSEVHESDLMLTLFHQMQEIGYEVSVHLFTTLIRVFAREGRLDSALSLLDEMKSNCFKADIVLYNVCIDCFGKVGKVDMAWKFFHEMKAHGLLPDDVTYTSMIGVLCKANRLDEAVEIFEQMEQNRKVPCAYAYNTMIMGYGSAGKFDEAYSLLERQKAKGCIPSVIAYNCILTCLGKVGRLREALSIFEEMKKDAAPSLTTYNILVDMLCRAGEVESAFKVRGAMEEAGLFPNVMTVNIMIDRLCKAKKLSEACSIFEEMNHKVCTPDEVTFCSLIDGLGKKGRVDDAYRLYEQMLDSDKIPNAIVYTSLLRNFFLCGRKEDGHKIYKEMIHRGCSPDLMLLNTYMDCVFKAGETEKGRALFEEIKARGFVPDVRSYSILIHGLVKAGFARETYELFYAMKDQGCVLDTRAYNTVIDGFCKSGQVNKAYQLLEEMKTKGNQPTIVTYGSVIDGLAKIDRLDEAYMLFEEAKSNGLKLNVVIYSSLIDGFGKVGRIDEAYLIMEELMQKGLTPNVYTWNCLLDALVKAEEINEALVCFQSMKNLKCTPNHVTYGILINGLCMVRKFNKAFVFWQEMMKQGLEPSAITYTTMIAGLAKAGNVGEANSLFERFKARGGTPDSACYNAIIEGLSYADSAMDAYGLFEETRLKGQKIHAKTCIALWDALCRAECVEQAAIVGAVMREVAHSQHAARSW